From one Cucurbita pepo subsp. pepo cultivar mu-cu-16 chromosome LG17, ASM280686v2, whole genome shotgun sequence genomic stretch:
- the LOC111778156 gene encoding uncharacterized protein LOC111778156 isoform X2, whose translation MSSCLDTSRSLVFWPFQWHWVVKNAIQDETCLLAMQVVRGSSYSFTANVTVEGCSPSTMFGQYCNHTVDPLSCSLFDGHNLAENILEAMSYNQTGESLVACRSTLKPSCLGDGEPKIYYLDVEGVAEELTISATNVRPNLTQSDNSSYVGGISLTGFTRLGAIPSVALHDYSSNLNTGPLIIRSPKVGRWYISIIPINVSKELESVSANNVRICYSMESYVLQCPYGKTGPNCAWNRYFLQAIVRRGSSPFESYFMPITEQYFKEPKFAVEPLLSNSSNHGEQKYAWTYFVLDVPRGASGGNINFRLSTTETMDYEVYARFGGLPSLDNWDYCYKNQTSNSGGSTFLSLCNSSNVNINFHILYASEGTWVLGLRHPINRSLAKYQTIMSVMLERCPNRCSSHGRCDYAFDASGAATYSYCSCDRNHGGFDCSVEIVNHRGHVQQSIALVVSNAAAIFPAFWALRQKALAEWVLFTSSGISSGLYHACDVGTWCPLSFKVLQFMDFWLSFMAVVSTFVYLATIDEVYKRVIHTVVAILTALMAITNATRSSNITIVLAIGALGLLIGWLIELLTKYRSFSFPLRISLNVLHRWESIKAWGHNLLKTLYRRYRWGFMTAGFTALAMAAISWKLETTETYWIWHSIWHLTIYTSSFFFLCSKERVSNVDNSFVSNGENEREGSNVN comes from the exons ATGAGCAG TTGTTTAGATACCTCCAGGAGTCTGGTATTTTGGCCTTTTCAATGGCATTGGGTCGTCAAGAACGCAATCCAAGATG AAACTTGTCTCCTTGCAATGCAGGTAGTCCGAGGGTCTTCATATTCGTTCACGGCTAATGTAACAGTGGAAGGGTGTTCACCCTCCACGATGTTCGGGCAATATTGCAATCATACAGTTGACCCGCTCTCATGCTCGTTATTTGATGGTCATAATCTTGCTGAAAACATTTTAGAAGCTATGTCATATAACCAAACAGGGGAAAGTTTGGTTGCCTGCAGGAGTACGTTGAAACCATCTTGTCTTGGAGATGGTGAACCAAAAATATACTACTTGGATGTGGAAGGTGTGGCGGAAGAGCTGACCATTTCAGCTACAAATGTGAGGCCCAACTTAACACAGTCAGATAACTCTAGTTATGTCGGTGGAATTAGTTTGACGGGCTTCACTCGTCTTGGTGCAATTCCTTCAGTTGCCCTGCATGATTATTCCAGTAACTTAAACACAGGCCCTTTGATTATCCGTTCTCCAAAAGTCGGCCGATGGTATATCTCAATAATTCCTATTAATGTTTCGAAAGAACTTGAAAGCGTTTCGGCCAACAATGTGAGAATTTGTTATTCCATGGAATCATATGTGCTTCAATGCCCATATGGAAAGACTGGACCTAATTGTGCATGGAACAGATACTTCCTCCAG GCAATCGTCCGAAGAGGTTCATCCCCCTTTGAATCATATTTTATGCCGATCACagaacagtacttcaaagaACCGAAATTCGCTGTTGAACCCCTTCTAAGCAACTCTTCAAATCATGGAGAACAAAAGTATGCTTGgacttattttgttttggatgTTCCTCGAGGCGCATCTGGAGGAAATATTAACTTTCGATTATCAACTACTGAGACAATGGATTATGAAGTCTATGCTAGATTTGGTGGATTACCATCTCTTGATAACTGGGACTACTGTTATAAAAACCAAACCAGCAACAGTGGTGGCTCAACATTCCTTTCCCTCTGCAATTCAAGTAATGTAAATATCAATTTCCATATTTTATATGCTAGTGAAGGAACTTGGGTTCTTGGATTAAGGCATCCGATCAACAGAAGTTTGGCCAAATATCAGACTATTATGTCGGTCATGCTTGAACGATGTCCAAACAGATGTTCATCCCATGGAAGATGTGATTATGCTTTTGATGCTAGTGGAGCCGCAACATATAG CTATTGTTCCTGTGATCGAAATCACGGAGGCTTTGATTGCAGCGTTGAGATCGTAAATCATAGAG GGCACGTGCAACAATCAATTGCTCTCGTCGTGTCAAATGCTGCTGCCATTTTCCCCGCTTTTTGGGCTCTTCGACAAAAG GCTCTAGCAGAGTGGGTGCTGTTTACCTCAAGTGGAATTTCAAGTGGTTTATATCATGCTTGTGATGTGGGCACTTGGTGTCCATTGTCATTCAAAGTATTACAG TTTATGGACTTCTGGCTCTCTTTCATGGCTGTTGTTAGCACTTTCGTGTACCTAGCCACAATCGACGAAGTCTATAAAAGGGTGATTCATACCGTTGTTGCAATCCTAACTGCTCTCATGGCTATAACCAATGCAACGCG GTCTTCCAATATCACCATTGTGCTAGCAATTGGTGCACTCGGTCTTCTTATTGGATGGCTGATCGAGTTATTGACAAAGTATAgatcgttctcctttccactGCGAATTTCTTTGAATGTGCTTCACAG ATGGGAATCTATCAAAGCATGGGGGCACAATCTTTTAAAGACTCTGTACAGAAGATATCGATGGGGCTTTATGACTGCAGGTTTCACTGCATTGGCTATGGCTGCCATAAGCTGGAAATTGGAAACCACTGAAACTTACTGGATTTGGCACAG CATTTGGCACTTGACTATCTACAcatcatctttcttcttcctctgttcGAAAGAAAGGGTTTCGAATGTTGACAATTCGTTTGTTTCAAATGGTGAAAACGAAAGAGAAGGTTCGAATGTAAACTAG